Within Desulfobacter sp., the genomic segment ACAGGTGGAAGGGCTTTCCGCCCTGGGAATCCTGTGGCGGGTCTACGTGCCCCTGGCACGGTCCACCTACATCGCCTACGGCCTGGTCTCGGTGAGCTACCACTGGAACAACTTCCTGTGGCCCCTGGTTATCACCTCTTCGGTGAACTCCAGGCCCCTCACCGTGGGCCTGGCCATTTTCGGGGCGCCGGAGTCCGGTGTGGACTGGTCCATCATCACAGCGGCCACGGTGATGACCATTTTGCCCCTGCTGCTGGCCTTCATCCTTTTTCAGCGACAATTTGTGCAGTCTTTTATGCATTCAGGAATTAAATAAACAACAAAAGATGAAACACCGACCATGACAGATATAGTGCTAAAAAACATCAGTAAATCCTGGGGCGACAACCAAGCCCTGGGCAATGTGAATTTCACCTGCGACGCCGGCAGCCTATTGGTACTCCTGGGCCCTTCGGGCTGTGGTAAATCCACCACTTTGCGCCTGATATCCGGCCTGGAAACACCCACAACAGGCACCGTTGAAATCGGGGGAAAGGACGTCACCCGCCTGCCCCCGGTCAAACGGAACATCGCCATGGTTTTTCAGAACTACGCCCTTTTTCCCCATTTATCCGTGGCGGAAAATATCCTGTTCGGGCTCAAGGCCAGAAAGGTCAGCCGGGCCGAACAGCAGAAGCGTTTAAAGGAAGCCGCCGCTCTTTTGGGGCTGTCAACTCTTTTGGACAGAAAACCGGCCCAGCTGTCAGGCGGCCAGCGCCAGCGGGTGGCACTGGGAAGGTCCATCGTGGCCCAGGTTCAGGTCTGCCTCATGGACGAGCCCCTGTCCAACCTGGATGCCAAGCTCCGCCAGGAAATGCGGCAGGAAATCAGAAGTCTTCAGCAGCGCCTTGGCATGACCATGATCTATGTGACCCACGACCAGGTGGAAGCCATGACCCTGGCGGACCGGATCATCCTCATGAAAGACGGCGGCATTGAGCAGCACGGCAGTCCGGAGGCGCTGTACAACGAACCGGCCACCGCATTTACCGCAGGCTTCATCGGCAATCCGCCCATGAATATCCTGGGGCCGGTGCCGGGAGCCGAGTCCCTTCCGGCAAATACCCTGATGGGCATCCGTCCGGAAAACATCCGCCTCTCCGGGGACAAGGGGCTGGAAGCACGGGTCACGGCCATAGAATACCTGGGCGCAGATTCCCTGGTGTCCTGCACCATACCGGGCAGGGATGGAAAGGGCCAGTCCCTTATCGCCGCCGTCAAAGGCAAAACCGGCCTCACCGGAGGCGATACCGTCCGCCTGGACTGGTCGGGCAACGACCTTCACTTTTTTGACGCCGGCGACGGCCACCGCCTGCCCGCCCCGGGGAAAGGAGGGGAATGATGAACCTGAATCTCCGCCACCAGGTCAACGGCTGGCTTCTGGTGCTGCCGGCCGTGGCCATGATTTCCCTGTTCACCCATTACCCCATCGGGGCCAATCTCTACCATTCCTTTTTCGCCACCGGGAACGCGGTAAAACCAGAGGTTTTCATCGGCCTGGAAAACTACCAATACCTGTTGGAAGACGAATACTTCTGGAAGGTGCTGAAAAACAATATGATCTACTCCATGTGCACGGTGCCGGCCAGCATCGCCATTGCCATGGGTATGGCCCTGCTCATCAACCGGAAAATAAAGGGGAGGGCCCTGGTCCGGATGTCCTTTTTCACCCCCACGGTGCTGCCGATGATCGCCGTGGCCAATATCTGGCTCTTTTTCTATACCCCGGAATACGGGCTATTTGACCAGATCTCCCAATTTTTCGGCGGCGGCACCCACAACTGGCTGGGCAACCCGGATACGGTACTCTTCTGCCTCATCATCATGGTCATTTGGAAGGAGGCGGGATTTTTCATGGTATTCTACCTGGCGGCCCTGCAACAGCTTTCGCCGGAGCTGAGGGAGGCCGGAGATGTGGAAGGGGCCGGGGCCTGGTATTATTTCAGGCGGGTGATATTCCCGCTGCTCATGCCCACCACCCTTTTTGTCACGGTCAATGCGGTGATCAACTCATTCAAGCTGGTGGACCACCTGGTCATCATGACCAAGGGCGGTCCGGACAATGCCTCCTCCCTCCTCCTCTACTATATCTATGAAAACGCATTCAGCTTCTGGGATACCAATTATGCGGCCACCCTCACCGTTATTCTGGTACTCATCCTGGCCCTGATTACCCTGGTGCAGTTTGTCTTCGTGGAAAAACGGATACACTACCAATAAAAAACACGGCCCGGGCAGCGGGCCCGGGCCGTGTTTTATTAGCGCTTCAATCGAAATTTTACATATACTTTTTCATGATGGCATCATAGGTGCCGTCGGCCTTCATCTTATCCAGTTCGGCCTGCCATTTTGCAATCACCTCGTCTGGCGTATTTTTACTGAAGGCGATATAAAGCTGGGTCTCTTTAACGTCAAAGACATTTTCCAGGGCAGCGGCATCTCCGATCGCTTTTTTGGCCTTGAACACCCCCTGCAGCTGGCCGACAATCCATAAATCAATCCGGCCTGCAGCCAGCTTTTTCGCATTGGCCTCATCGTTCACCACACTTTCAATATTTGAAAACCCCTCGGCTTTCAAAAAGGACTCTGCCGCATCGTCCTTATAGGTGCCGATCTTTTTTACCTTCTTTGCATCCTCCAGGGAGTTGATCTGCAGGCCGCTTCCCTTTTTGGCAAAAAACACCCATTTATTGGGCGCCACAGGCCCCACCCATTTAAACAGGTTTTCCCGCGCTTCGGTTCTTGTCATGGAAAACAGTATCATCCCGTCCTTGTGCTGAATGAAATTATAGGCCCTGGACCAGGGCAGTACTTTTATTTCATCCGGATGGCCCAGCCGTTTGATAAGCTCAGCCATGACCTCTGAGGAAAGGCCGGTCAGTTTTCCGTTTTCAGTGTAATTAAAGGGAGGGTACTCCTCGGTCATGATGCTGAATGTCTCTGCCGGTGCGGCGGAGGCCAGGAAGAAAACGCAGGCAAGGGCCAGAAAACAATTTTTAACCAACGATCTCATTTCAGTTCTCCTTTTTTTATGTTTTATACCTTGAACTTCCCCATGAGGTCTGCCAGACGTGCACCCAAGGTCGACAACCGGTCTGCATTGGTCTTGACCTCCTGGCTGGAAGCGGCCAGTCCGTTGGCCGATTCGGTGATTTCGGTGATTTCCCCGGCCACCTTCTGGGAGGAGGAAGAGCCCTGGGATACATTCTCGTTGACCTCCACGATCCCAGCGGAGGCATGGGAAATATTCTGGGCAATTTCGCTGGTGGTGGCAGACTGTTCCTCCACGGCCGTGGCAATGGTGGCAACAATGGTATTAATCTCGGTGACCACCTCGGAAATACTGGAAATCACCTCCACCGTCCCTGCGGAGGATGCCTGTATCCCCTGAATCTGGGTTTTGATGGCCCCGGAAGCTTCTGCGGTCTGGTTGGCCAGATCCTTGATCTCATTGGCCACAACGGCAAAACCTTTGCCGGCTTCGCCGGCCCTTGCCGCTTCAATGGTGGCATTGAGTGCCAGAAGGTTCACCTGCTCGGAAATATCCGTAATGGTTTCCACCACCTTGCCGATCTGGTTGGCCGCATCGCCAAGCTCGTTTACCTGCCGGGAAGCATCCTGGGTCTGGGACACGGCATTGTTTGTTATATTTCTTGCATTCTCCGCATTTTGTGCGATCTCATTAATGGTTGACGACATTTCCTCCGAGGCCGTGGCCACCATGTTGATATTGGTGGAGGCCTCTTCCATGGCCGCCGCCACTGAGGTCATATTGGTACTCATGCTGTCGGCCGCCCCGGCAACCGAACCCGACCGGCCGGATAGGTCCTCCACCCCGGAATTCATGACGGCGGAAAGCTGGGTAAAGTCCGAAGATGCTTTATTAATGGTCTTAGCGTTTTCAGATACCTCCCGAATCAAATCCTGAAGTTTTTCAATAAACTGGTTGAACCATGTGGACAATTCACCGATTTCGTCCTTGGTTTTCACCTCCAGGCGCTTGGTCAGGTCGCCTTCGCCCTGGGCAACATCCTTTATCATGGCAACCGTGCTTTTAATGGGCCGGGTGACGAAAATCTGAAGACAGATCACCAGCGTTATGATCAATGCAATGATGATAACAGCGGCCACAATAATCTGGGTGGTGACGGCCTGATTGATATTCTGCTGCGCAATGGACTGGAAGCTCTCTATACTTTTACGGGTGAGGGTTTCCTGTTCGGCAATCTCTTTGTTGACCAGGTCGTTGGTATAATACAGCCTGACACTGCCCACCTTTTCTCCTTCATGCATGGCATCGGAGACGATGGACAGGTTTTCGTCCACCTTAACCGTATCGGGCAGGGCCTGGCCGGTGGCGATCTCCGGGTTCTTCCATCCGGCGCCGAAGGGATTGCCTTCCGCATCCAGCACTTTGATGGCCACAATCCCGCTCATCTTAAGGTAGGAGGCCAGAAGCTTATAAAGCTGTTCCTGGTCGAAATTATACAAAAAAGACCGGGTCACCGAGGTGCAGAGCTCAAGGTTAATTTTCATATGTTCCACCAGCTCCTGCTTCATCTTCCCGGATTCTTCTTCCAGGGCGGACTTCTGGGTGGCCTCATAACGATCGATCATCTTCTCCGCCAGACCGGATTCCAGCCGAACGGCGATAAAACTGCTGACGGCCAAAAGAATCAGGATGATAATTCCGCTGGCGAAAGAGGTTTTAAAAGCAATACTGTCTTTCAGGGATGGTGATTTTGTTTCCATGGGATCTCCTCGACATGCATTGTATTAAACTAACTACAGTTACGCTGTTTTGGGGGAACAAATTATCTGTAAATTAAAATGTAGGCATTTCATAAAAGAATACCGATTCGCCTTTCGGGTGTCAACCTGTTTTCGCCGGCCCCAAAGAAGATAGGAAAATCCTTATCCCGGCCCTGAAAATACCTTTTGACTTCCCAGGGGTTTCCGATTATTTTGGGGCAGTAGTTGTTCACCGGCGGCCTTGCCTCGATACCGTTAACCCCTTAAGTAACCCCATAACAATTGAAATTCGAACCATGATGACACCAGACCATTGTATCACCACATCCATATTTGACATCTTCAAAACCGGGCCCGGCCCGTCCAGTTCCCACACCATCGGCCCCATGAAAGCGGCATTGATGTTCAAACAGGCCATGGCCGGGCTTGATATTTCCCCCGGGAATCCGGAACTGAAACTGGCCGTTCATCTTTACGGCTCTTTGAGCCTGACGGGAAAAGGCCACGGCACCCACAAGGCGGTGCTGGGCGGCCTTCTGGACTGGACGCCGGAAACCTGTGACTGCGATGCCCTGGGCCGGCTACTGGGCGAACCGGAGAAAATTTACGAAATCCCTTTTAAAAACGGGACGCTTTCCTTTACCGAAGCAGATATCATCTTTGAAGGCAGGGATGTCCAGGACCTTCCCTTTGCCAATACCATGCGGTTTCGGCTCATGGAAAAAGACCGCCTTCTCCTTGAAAAAGAATATTATTCCATCGGCGGCGGATTCATCCAGTGCAGGGGCGAGGTCCCGGCCCCTCCGCCCTGCCCCCCCCATGCCTATTGGAATATGAATTCCCTGCGTAAACTCATGCGCAAAACCGGGTTCACCCTGGACCGGATCATACTGGAAAACGAACAGGCCCTCACCGGGGCAACGGAAGCCGAAATCTTTGAGGGCATTGACGGCATACTTGAAGCCATGTGCCGGTGTGTGGAGCGGGGCCTTTCAGCGGACGGCCTGCTGCCCGGGTCCATCGGCCTGCTCCGCAAGGCAAAGGTGCTCATGGAAAACGCAGAAAAAATGCCCCGGGAACACGGACGGTTTCTTGGGATGCTCAATGCCTATGCCATGGCCGCTTCCGAAGAAAACGCCGACGGCAAACAGGTGGTCACCGCCCCCACCTCGGGATCCGCCGGGGTCATGCCCGGGGTGGTCTACATGCTCAAACACCATCACCACCTGGACCGGGACCAGCTTCGCAAAGGGCTGCTGGCCGCCGCCGCCATCGCCTTTATCGCCAAAAAGAACGCCAGCATCTCAGGGGCAGAGGTCGGCTGCCAGGGTGAAGTGGGGGTGGCCTCGTCCATGGCCGCTGCATTCATGGCCCATGCAGAAGGATTTGACATCAAGCGCCTGGAAAATGCCGCTGAAATCGCCCTGGAACACCAGCTGGGCATGACCTGCGACCCTGTGGGCGGCTATGTGCAGATTCCCTGTATCGAACGAAATGCCGTGGGTGCCGTCACTGCGGTCAACGCCTGTATCCTTGCCCAGACCGGCGATCCCGCCCGGCAGAAGGTCACCTTTGACGAGGTGGTGGAAACCATGATGGAGACCGGCCGGGACATGTGCACCCGGTACAAGGAAACCGCCCTGGGCGGGCTGGCGGTCTGCTGCGTATCATGTTAAGGAGGTATCCATGAGCCATTTACCCAGAGTTTGCATACTGGGCACCGGGGGCACCATTGCAGGGACTGCCGGTTCATCCACCCAGGCCGGCTATTCTTCAGGTCAGCTGGATGTCCAGGGACTGCTGACCGCAGTGCCCAACCTGGACCGCCTGGCCCGGATCCAGGGGGAGCAATTTTCCAGTGTGGGCTCCCAGGACATGTCCTTTGAGATCATGACCGGCCTGGCCAGACGGATCAATGAACTGCTGGCCGCAGACGAAGTGGACGGCGTCGTGGTCACCCACGGCACGGACACCATGGAGGAAACCGCATTTTTCCTCAACCTGGTGGTGGATTCGCCCAAACCCGTGGTCATGACCGGTGCCATGCGCCCGGCCACCGCTCTCAGCGCTGACGGCCCCCTCAACCTCTTTAACGCAGTGGCCGTGGCCGCCCATCCCCATGCCGGCAACCGGGGGGTAATGGTGGTGATGAACGACCGGATCCACGGGGCCCACTCACTGACCAAAAGCAACACCACCTCGGTGGAGACCTTCCTGTCTCCTGTGAACGGGCTCATGGGCACTACGGTGTTCGGCACCGTAAAATTCTTCAGGGGCCCCTTCCGGAAGCATACAGTGGAAAGTGAATTCCGGCCGGACTACCACCTGCCCCTTCCCCGGGTGGACATTGTCTACGCCTGTTCCGGCATGCCGCCGGACCTGATCGAGGCATCGGTTTCCCTGGGCGCCAAAGGCATCATCATCGCAGGAGACGGAAACGGGAACATGAGCAAGGAAGCCATGCGCACCGCGTCGGGATTCGCCGCCAGGGGGATATACATTGTCCGGGCCTCCCGGGTGCCCACAGGCACAGTGTCCAGAAACGTGGAAGTGGATGACGATGCCGGCGGATTCATCGCCTCGGACGAACTCAACCCGGCCAAGGCCAGGATACTGCTCATGCTGGCCCTGTTAAAGGCAAGAAGCCCCCAAATTGTCCAGGACCTTTTTTACCAGTATTAACCGGGATATTCCATGTAAACTGCCATATCCGGGTCAGCCCCCGGCGGAGACGGGCAGATAAATGGAGACGCCCTTGGGCAGATCGTTGAAATCCCGTACTTTATCCCCGGTAACCAGCCCATTCCCGGGCATATGGTAGATCACGGACCGGTCCTTGTACCTTCGGCCGGCAATCCGGTATGCGGTTGTCTCCCGGGTAATAAAATAAGGCCCCCTGTACCCCACCATTAGTTTTGTGCCGGCCGGCAGGTCGTCCCAGTCCCGGATGGAAGAGCCCGGGGAGATTTTGCCCGAGGGTAAAAAATAAATGGTGGTGTCCGCCCTGAAATCCTTTCCGGCGTGGGACCAGGCCGTCATCCGGCCTGTAATTTCCTTGATGGGATTTTTGGCCTGGGCGGTCACCTTTTCCGTTTCCTGGCTGAGCAGCACCCGGGTGCCGGCGGGCAGTTTGTCCCAGCCGATCACCCTACCGACCCTTGTTCCCGGCAGAATCCGTCCCCCGGGCAGGATATAGGCGGTGGCGGCATCATTATAATCCTCCCCGGCAATGGACCAGGCGGAATTTTCCCTGGAAATAATATTGGATCCCTGCTTTACGGCGATCAGATGCGCTCCGGCCCCAGCAGCCGGGCCGGAGCGGTAAAATACCGATGCCAGTACGGGGTCGGCCGCCAGGCGCCCGGCCCTCACGTCGGGATCATAGGACCAGGTGGGCCCCAGCCCCGCCTTTACCCGGTCAAAATTTTTGGCGCACCGCTTCCGTCCCCTGTGGTCCGACTTAAACCAGGGATTGGGCCGCCCATAGGCCACCTGGCTGTGGGTAAGGATATCCCGGTCCGACAGACGGTACACCCGTTTTAAAATATCCAGCAGCATCCCCAAAGACCGGTACTGGGACGATGTCAGGGGGGCATAGTGGTAACCCACCAGCTCAATGCCCACGGAGACCCGGCTCAGATTCCGGGTGCCGTTCCACATTGAAAGCCCGGCATGGTCGGCCCGGTATTTTTTATCCAGAATCCGGTATACCCTTCCGTTCCTGGCAATGACATAATTTGCATGCCCCCCCGGTGTGGTCCGTCCGCTTTTGAGCCGTTTCCCACGGGTCACCACCCGCAGGGTCGCCTCAAGCCCCAGTTCGGAGGTGTGGACAATTACAAAATCCGTCCTGGACCTGGCAATTTTTCTGAACCTGGGATTAATCCGGTGGCGGTGGTCTGTGATACGGCTCTGGAACCGATCCAATTGGGACCGGGTATGGGCCGGGCAGGGACCGGGCATGAGAAAAGCTGGAACAGCAATAGACAAAAAAATAAAAAAGGATAAAGTTCGCATGGTATCAAAAGATGAAGCGGGCGACATCCCGGCGGTTCAGGTCAATGCCCCCCGGATCAAAATTTGGCGTTCCCCTGGCTGCCAGGAGTCTCCTGTCCGCTGCCGAATACTGATTTTTCCTTTTTTCCATGGCGCCCTTAGACTGTATTTCAACTAAAGTATCTATTATTTATCCATGGATAAACATAAGTGAATCCTGCCATGGAAAACAACCTTTTTTTTCTTGACCCGGCCATAACAGAGGCCTATGTTTAAGAAACCCATTCACCGATACAATTTAAGGAAATCCATTCAATGAAATTTACCATAGATCACTTCAATATCAATGTGCTTGATCTGGATAAAAGCCTTGCCTTTTACGAGAAGGCACTGGGCCTCACTGAACAGCGCCGGAAAACAGCGGATGACGGCAGTTTTATCATTGTCTACCTGACCGACGGCACTTCCGGCACAAAACTGGAACTGACCTGGCTGCGGGATCAGAAAAAACCGTATGACTTAGGGGATGAGGAATTCCATATCGCTTTCACCACAGAGGATTTCAAAGCGGCCCATGACCGGCACAGCAAAATGGAATGCATCTGCTATGAAAACAAGGAAATGGGCATCTATTTCATCAATGATCCCGACGGTTACTGGCTTGAGGTCGTACCGGCCCGGTAGTGAACCGTCAAAGCCTTTTCAGGGGGCAACCAGCTTATGGAAATCATTGTTGATCAGGGCACCGATTTTGAAGGGCTTGAAGCCAATGCCGGAATCATGGCCCGCAAAGGGTTTAAAACCATCATGCTCTTTCACGCCGAAGGGGGCATAGACAAGGACCCTGCCTATAAGAAAAAATGCGATACCCTGCTGGAGAAATTGTCCAAACAAGGGATACAAATCTTCGGCGGCATATTCCCGGGAATTGTGGATGACGGCCGGCTCATGGAAAGGGGCAGCATCATGGCGGGCCTGGGCTGCCACACCCATGTGGTCACCTTGGACAGCCTGGGCAGGCAGGGCCTGGAAACGGAAATTGAAAAACAGCTTCAACTCCAAACGGCCCCGGGCCGCCCCTTCCCCTTTAAAACAGTCTTTGTTTTCGGGGACGGATTCGGCGAATCAAACCTGAACCTGATCAACGCCCTGAACCGTCTCATAAAAAAACATTCATTCAAGGTGGTGGGGGGCCTGGCCGGGCGGAATACACTCAAGGCCAGCCACTACAATCTGTTTACCCCGGACAAGGCCATCCAAAACGGCGCCGTCCTGGCCTTCACAGACCTTGAAAGCGGCATCGGGGTCAAACACGGCTGGATCCCCCTTCCCAAGTCCCAGTGCACCATCACCGCCACCAACCATTGTTACGTTGAAACATTAAACAATAAGCCGGCCCTGGCATTTTACCTGGATCTCATCTCCCAGTTTGACCCTACCATTGCCAAAGAAAAGCGACGGCTGATGTCAGGGGATTCTGACCTTATTTTCACCGAGGTGGCCATCCGGTATCCCCTGGGCCTGATCCGGCGTCAAAAGGACGGGGAACAGATCATTGACCGGACCCCGGTCTCTGTGGGGGCGGACAGGTCCCTGCAGTTTTCAGCGGAAATTCCCGAGGGTACCAAGGCCTGCATTCTCCACCTCAAGGGAAACAGCCCAAAAGCCCAATGCCTGAATATCAGGGAAGCCGCCCAGATTGCCTATCTGGACAGCCTCCGCCTTTTTCCAGTTCAGATTCCCGAGCCCCGGGTGCTGGTCATGGACTGCTTTGGACGGAAACAGATGATTGAACAACTGGGACAGGACTATGTATCCACGGAGTTTGAAATCATTGCCGGGGACCAGAAGGGCAAAGCCCATTCTCCCTTCGGGGTGCTCACCTTCGGAGAAATTTCCTCAATGGAGGCCGGGTATGTGGAACTTCACAATAAAACCGCAGTGGTCGCCACCCTCGAGGACAGGTAACCGTGGACCGGGAAAACCCCGCTTCCGCCCTCACCGGGTTTTACCTGGTGGCACTGGTCGCCACCTTCATGGCCATGCTGGTCATCATCATCATCAACCTGTCCACCCCCTTTGAATTCTCCCGGGACCGGATCAGCGAACTCATGGATTCAGGGTGGATCATGGGTATGGGCCTGCGCCTCGGCCGGCTGGTTCTGGCAACCATCTTATCCAGCCTGCCCCTGATCGCGGTGATGCGCCGGGTACTCCGACCGGTACGCAGATATCTGGCCGGCCCCAATCCGGCACTCAGGGAAAATGCCGGCCGCTGTCTCATCAACCTGCCGTTTATTATGGTACCGGTGAACCTGGGACTGTGGATACTGGTCCCCGCCACCCTGTTCACCCTGATGTTCGAATTCAACCTAATGGACAACACCACCGCCGTCACCTTTACCGTCCGTTCCTTCATGGTCGGTCTCATGTCCTCGGCCATCCTCTTTTTCAGCCTGGAAGCCTATGCCCGGAAAACCCTTATCCCGGTTATTTTTCCACACGGAAGGCTGACGGACCTGGACCGGACCCGGCGCTCATCCATCAGCCGGAGAATCCGCGCCTTCTACCGGCTGAGCAGCCTGATCCCCCTGGCCCATATCGTCCTCACCCTTTTTGTCCTCTATCTCCAGGTGGATGACAACCCCATGTCCACCAGGGAATTTGCCGGATCGGCACTGATCTTTTCCCTGGTTATCTTCTGCATTTTTTTCATCGGGTCGGGTATTCTCACACGCCTGGTGGGGCACTCCATCTCAACTCCGGTAAATGAAATGGTGCAAACGGTGAAATCCATCGAAAAGGGGGACTACACCGCCCGGGTACAGGTGGTGTCCAACGACGAAATCGGTATCCTGGGGGATGCATTCAACCATGCCGTCCAGGGGCTGGCCGACCGGCAGCGGATCAGGGAGGCCTTCGGCCGGTATGTGGATCCCAGGGTCAGGGATGAAATCCTTTCCGGCCGCATCCCCCTGGACGGGGAATACAAGGAGGTGACGGTTCTCTTCGCCGATCTTCGGAATTTCACCCCTTTGACGGCCTCCCGTGATCCCAAGGAAACGGTGGCCGTACTCAACCGATATTTCAAAACCATGGCCGGGGCCATTGAAGCCAATAAGGGGCTGATCCTCCAGTTTCTCGGGGATGAAATCTATGCGGTATTCGGGGCGCCGGCCACAGATCCGGACCATCCGCGCCATGCCGTGGCCGCCGCCGTTGATATGGAAAAGCGCCTGGGGGCGCTTAACCTTGAATTCAACGCCCAGGGCCTGCCGGTCCTGTCCCACGGCATCGGCATCCACACAGGAAGGGTGCTGGCCGCCAACATCGGCAGCCCTGAA encodes:
- a CDS encoding sugar ABC transporter permease; this encodes MNLNLRHQVNGWLLVLPAVAMISLFTHYPIGANLYHSFFATGNAVKPEVFIGLENYQYLLEDEYFWKVLKNNMIYSMCTVPASIAIAMGMALLINRKIKGRALVRMSFFTPTVLPMIAVANIWLFFYTPEYGLFDQISQFFGGGTHNWLGNPDTVLFCLIIMVIWKEAGFFMVFYLAALQQLSPELREAGDVEGAGAWYYFRRVIFPLLMPTTLFVTVNAVINSFKLVDHLVIMTKGGPDNASSLLLYYIYENAFSFWDTNYAATLTVILVLILALITLVQFVFVEKRIHYQ
- a CDS encoding N-acetylmuramoyl-L-alanine amidase; the encoded protein is MSPASSFDTMRTLSFFIFLSIAVPAFLMPGPCPAHTRSQLDRFQSRITDHRHRINPRFRKIARSRTDFVIVHTSELGLEATLRVVTRGKRLKSGRTTPGGHANYVIARNGRVYRILDKKYRADHAGLSMWNGTRNLSRVSVGIELVGYHYAPLTSSQYRSLGMLLDILKRVYRLSDRDILTHSQVAYGRPNPWFKSDHRGRKRCAKNFDRVKAGLGPTWSYDPDVRAGRLAADPVLASVFYRSGPAAGAGAHLIAVKQGSNIISRENSAWSIAGEDYNDAATAYILPGGRILPGTRVGRVIGWDKLPAGTRVLLSQETEKVTAQAKNPIKEITGRMTAWSHAGKDFRADTTIYFLPSGKISPGSSIRDWDDLPAGTKLMVGYRGPYFITRETTAYRIAGRRYKDRSVIYHMPGNGLVTGDKVRDFNDLPKGVSIYLPVSAGG
- a CDS encoding methyl-accepting chemotaxis protein; protein product: METKSPSLKDSIAFKTSFASGIIILILLAVSSFIAVRLESGLAEKMIDRYEATQKSALEEESGKMKQELVEHMKINLELCTSVTRSFLYNFDQEQLYKLLASYLKMSGIVAIKVLDAEGNPFGAGWKNPEIATGQALPDTVKVDENLSIVSDAMHEGEKVGSVRLYYTNDLVNKEIAEQETLTRKSIESFQSIAQQNINQAVTTQIIVAAVIIIALIITLVICLQIFVTRPIKSTVAMIKDVAQGEGDLTKRLEVKTKDEIGELSTWFNQFIEKLQDLIREVSENAKTINKASSDFTQLSAVMNSGVEDLSGRSGSVAGAADSMSTNMTSVAAAMEEASTNINMVATASEEMSSTINEIAQNAENARNITNNAVSQTQDASRQVNELGDAANQIGKVVETITDISEQVNLLALNATIEAARAGEAGKGFAVVANEIKDLANQTAEASGAIKTQIQGIQASSAGTVEVISSISEVVTEINTIVATIATAVEEQSATTSEIAQNISHASAGIVEVNENVSQGSSSSQKVAGEITEITESANGLAASSQEVKTNADRLSTLGARLADLMGKFKV
- a CDS encoding VOC family protein codes for the protein MKFTIDHFNINVLDLDKSLAFYEKALGLTEQRRKTADDGSFIIVYLTDGTSGTKLELTWLRDQKKPYDLGDEEFHIAFTTEDFKAAHDRHSKMECICYENKEMGIYFINDPDGYWLEVVPAR
- a CDS encoding amino acid ABC transporter substrate-binding protein; this translates as MRSLVKNCFLALACVFFLASAAPAETFSIMTEEYPPFNYTENGKLTGLSSEVMAELIKRLGHPDEIKVLPWSRAYNFIQHKDGMILFSMTRTEARENLFKWVGPVAPNKWVFFAKKGSGLQINSLEDAKKVKKIGTYKDDAAESFLKAEGFSNIESVVNDEANAKKLAAGRIDLWIVGQLQGVFKAKKAIGDAAALENVFDVKETQLYIAFSKNTPDEVIAKWQAELDKMKADGTYDAIMKKYM
- a CDS encoding L-serine ammonia-lyase; this translates as MTPDHCITTSIFDIFKTGPGPSSSHTIGPMKAALMFKQAMAGLDISPGNPELKLAVHLYGSLSLTGKGHGTHKAVLGGLLDWTPETCDCDALGRLLGEPEKIYEIPFKNGTLSFTEADIIFEGRDVQDLPFANTMRFRLMEKDRLLLEKEYYSIGGGFIQCRGEVPAPPPCPPHAYWNMNSLRKLMRKTGFTLDRIILENEQALTGATEAEIFEGIDGILEAMCRCVERGLSADGLLPGSIGLLRKAKVLMENAEKMPREHGRFLGMLNAYAMAASEENADGKQVVTAPTSGSAGVMPGVVYMLKHHHHLDRDQLRKGLLAAAAIAFIAKKNASISGAEVGCQGEVGVASSMAAAFMAHAEGFDIKRLENAAEIALEHQLGMTCDPVGGYVQIPCIERNAVGAVTAVNACILAQTGDPARQKVTFDEVVETMMETGRDMCTRYKETALGGLAVCCVSC
- a CDS encoding FIST C-terminal domain-containing protein; amino-acid sequence: MEIIVDQGTDFEGLEANAGIMARKGFKTIMLFHAEGGIDKDPAYKKKCDTLLEKLSKQGIQIFGGIFPGIVDDGRLMERGSIMAGLGCHTHVVTLDSLGRQGLETEIEKQLQLQTAPGRPFPFKTVFVFGDGFGESNLNLINALNRLIKKHSFKVVGGLAGRNTLKASHYNLFTPDKAIQNGAVLAFTDLESGIGVKHGWIPLPKSQCTITATNHCYVETLNNKPALAFYLDLISQFDPTIAKEKRRLMSGDSDLIFTEVAIRYPLGLIRRQKDGEQIIDRTPVSVGADRSLQFSAEIPEGTKACILHLKGNSPKAQCLNIREAAQIAYLDSLRLFPVQIPEPRVLVMDCFGRKQMIEQLGQDYVSTEFEIIAGDQKGKAHSPFGVLTFGEISSMEAGYVELHNKTAVVATLEDR
- a CDS encoding type II asparaginase, producing the protein MSHLPRVCILGTGGTIAGTAGSSTQAGYSSGQLDVQGLLTAVPNLDRLARIQGEQFSSVGSQDMSFEIMTGLARRINELLAADEVDGVVVTHGTDTMEETAFFLNLVVDSPKPVVMTGAMRPATALSADGPLNLFNAVAVAAHPHAGNRGVMVVMNDRIHGAHSLTKSNTTSVETFLSPVNGLMGTTVFGTVKFFRGPFRKHTVESEFRPDYHLPLPRVDIVYACSGMPPDLIEASVSLGAKGIIIAGDGNGNMSKEAMRTASGFAARGIYIVRASRVPTGTVSRNVEVDDDAGGFIASDELNPAKARILLMLALLKARSPQIVQDLFYQY
- a CDS encoding ABC transporter ATP-binding protein yields the protein MTDIVLKNISKSWGDNQALGNVNFTCDAGSLLVLLGPSGCGKSTTLRLISGLETPTTGTVEIGGKDVTRLPPVKRNIAMVFQNYALFPHLSVAENILFGLKARKVSRAEQQKRLKEAAALLGLSTLLDRKPAQLSGGQRQRVALGRSIVAQVQVCLMDEPLSNLDAKLRQEMRQEIRSLQQRLGMTMIYVTHDQVEAMTLADRIILMKDGGIEQHGSPEALYNEPATAFTAGFIGNPPMNILGPVPGAESLPANTLMGIRPENIRLSGDKGLEARVTAIEYLGADSLVSCTIPGRDGKGQSLIAAVKGKTGLTGGDTVRLDWSGNDLHFFDAGDGHRLPAPGKGGE